A stretch of Chelmon rostratus isolate fCheRos1 chromosome 18, fCheRos1.pri, whole genome shotgun sequence DNA encodes these proteins:
- the LOC121622258 gene encoding uncharacterized protein LOC121622258 — MAETSLGVFGAVRTILQSAAAGFAFGEAASFAVEPTLTQDGVLMTAATLAAGRAGSTGVGVVTACLVFTLLLISLGSGFLVSATAMKMGIKVGVRPSWLVEATTGASVVVGAVTTGVLAGILPPWIYIAAQGILALIVYSYSNINDMTTALLIIFTTLYLSVVYGRMGAIVGLFIMGLTISVLCALRKALTERIAQRPKTECQLLERIFFYSVFVGTMGFSVGLGAGEAGEGSEAEVVMMLQSVLWVAFLSAGLLGAGLGTVASVGLGPDVAGKVAAGAAVISSVALRAILQWSSSLGARGSMGGALGAATAAGLSLGAASVAAKQAFGSRNSALAVLASVAVGAILAMRGVATLPTTSELTTVALVAVGAFALGAPKSPFHTQVNLQRGLLSGPQLIIGIGMETVTAAAAPIGAGALGAAALGTAALGRLGTVGVLVAIALALGGTLSGRLENHHR; from the exons ATGGCAGAAACGAGCCTGG GTGTTTTTGGTGCGGTGAGGACAATCCTACAAAGCGCAGCAGCAGGTTTTGCTTTCGGTGAAGCTGCGTCATTTGCAGTTGAGCCCACGCTGACTCAGGATGGCGTCCTGATGACCGCCGCGACTCTGGCCGCCGGGCGAGCCGGTTCCACGGGGGTTGGGGTGGTGACGGCATGCCTCGTGTTCACCTTGCTGCTCATTTCTCTGGGAAGCGGGTTCCTTGTCAGCGCCACGGCGATGAAGATGGGGATCAAAGTTGGGGTGAGGCCGTCGTGGTTAGTGGAGGCCACAACGGGAGCCTCTGTTGTGGTGGGCGCTGTCACTACAGGAGTGTTAGCTGGCATCCTTCCACCATGGATCTACATCGCAGCTCAAGGAATCCTAGCCCTTATAGTCTACTCATACTCCAATATTAACGACATGACCACGGCCCTGTTAATCATCTTCACCACTCTCTACCTCAGTGTCGTATATGGAAGAATGGGTGCCATAGTTGGGCTCTTCATCATGGGATTGACCATCTCTGTGCTTTGTGCCCTTCGAAAGGCTTTGACAGAGAGGATTGCACAAAGGCCCAAAACAGAGTGCCAACTTTTGGAGAGGATATTCttctattctgtttttgtgGGGACAATGGGATTTTCAGTGGGTTTAGGGGCAGGGGAAGCAGGAGAAGGGTCTGAAGCAGAGGTGGTTATGATGCTGCAGTCAGTCCTCTGGGTGGCATTTCTATCTGCAGGTCTGCTCGGAGCTGGCCTGGGGACAGTGGCCTCGGTCGGGCTGGGGCCAGACGTGGCTGGAAAGGTCGCTGCGGGAGCTGCCGTAATATCATCAGTTGCCCTGAGAGCCATTCTGCAATGGAGCTCTTCTCTAGGGGCCCGAGGCAGCATGGGGGGAGCTTTAGGAGCAGCTACAGCGGCAGGGCTGTCACTCGGAGCCGCAAGTGTTGCAGCGAAGCAGGCGTTCGGATCTAGAAATTCAGCTTTAGCAGTTTTAGCTTCGGTTGCTGTTGGTGCGATTCTGGCAATGCGAGGTGTAGCAACCCTGCCGACAACATCAGAGCTCACGACAGTCGCCCTTGTTGCAGTAGGGGCATTCGCTCTGGGTGCACCAAAGAGCCCGTTCCACACCCAGGTGAATCTTCAAAGGGGCCTCCTCTCGGGGCCACAGCTAATTATAGGAATCGGCATGGAGACGGTCACCGCAGCAGCAGCGCCTATTGGAGCTGGGGCACTTGGGGCTGCAGCGTTGGGTACCGCAGCTCTGGGGAGACTGGGGACTGTGGGAGTTCTGGTGGCAATAGCGTTGGCTCTGGGAGGTACTCTTAGTGGCCGATTGGAAAACCACCACAGATGA
- the LOC121622103 gene encoding WD repeat-containing protein 26, translated as MQANGAGQGQESSELSCLNSAQNGESSSACGTHSNGLLSTTDNGNSVGTSNGSSTGPGSGTSAASTASSSEVGTLKKKKRLSQAEEDVIRLIGQHLHGLGLNQTVDLLMQESGCRLEHPSATKFRNHVMEGEWDKAENDLNELRALMHSPNAIVRMKFLLLQQKYLEYLEDGKVLEALQVLRGELTPLKYNTDRIHVLSGYLMCSHAEDLRAKAEWEGKGTASRCRLLDKLQTYLPPSVMLPPRRLQTLLRQAVELQRDRCLYHNTKLDSNLDSVSLLLDHVCSRKQFPCYTQQILTEHCNEVWFCKFSNDGTKLATGSKDTTVIIWQVDPESHQLKLLRTLEGHAYGVSYLAWSPDDTYLIACGPDDCSELWLWNVQTGELRTKMSQSHEDSLTSVAWNPDGKRFVTGGQRGQFYQCDLDGNLLDSWEGVRVQCLWCLSDGRAVLASDTHQRIRGYNFEDLTDRNIVQEDHPIMSFTVSKNGRLALLNVATQGVHLWDLQDRVLVRKYQGVTQGFYTIHSCFGGHNEDFIASGSEDHKVYIWHRRGELPIAELTGHTRTVNCVSWNPAIPGLMASASDDGTVRVWGPAPFLDSQEADGLNENCSNMDS; from the exons atgcaggcAAACGGGGCAGGACAGGGACAAGAATCCTCAGAGCTCTCCTGCCTTAACAGCGCACAAAACGGGGAGTCATCCTCGGCATGCGGAACCCACTCCAACGGGCTTCTCTCCACCACAGACAACGGGAATAGTGTCGGTACCAGTAACGGGTCTTCAACCGGTCCCGGTTCGGGGACTTCGGCTGCCTCTACGGCCTCGAGTTCGGAAGTGGGCacgctgaaaaagaaaaaacgacTATCGCAGGCGGAGGAAGATGTCATACGATTAATAGGGCAACATCTCCACGGACTAGGGCTGAA TCAGACAGTGGACCTGCTGATGCAGGAATCAGGCTGCAGACTGGAACACCCCTCAGCTACCAAGTTCCGCAACCATGTCATGGAGGGGGAGTGGGACAAG GCTGAGAATGATCTCAATGAGCTGAGAGCACTGATGCATTCCCCCAATGCTATTGTG CGTATGaagttcctgctgctgcagcagaagtaTCTGGAGTATCTGGAGGATGGAAAAGTCCTGGAGGCTCTGCAGGTGCTCCGGGGAGAGCTGACGCCACTCAAGTACAACACAGATCGCATCCATGTGCTTAGCGG GTACTTAATGTGTAGCCATGCTGAGGATCTGAGGGCCAAGGCTGAGTGGGAGGGCAAGGGCACCGCCTCACGCTGCCGACTGCTGGACAAATTACAGA CATACCTGCCACCTTCTGTGATGCTGCCCCCTCGGCGGCTGCAGACATTGCTGCGGCAagcagtggagctgcagagggacCGCTGCCTCTATCACAACACCAAGCTGGACAGTAATCTGGACTCGGTCTCTCTCCTCCTCGATCATGTGTGCAGCAG GAAGCAGTTCCCCTGCTATACTCAACAGATTCTGACAGAGCATTGTAACGAAGTGTGGTTCTGCAAATTCTCAAATGACGGCACCAAACTAGCCACCGGCTCCAAAGACACTACTGTCATAATTTGGCAAGTGGACCCG GAGAGCCACCAGTTGAAGCTGCTGCGTACCCTGGAGGGTCATGCCTACGGTGTCTCCTACTTAGCCTGGAGTCCCGATGACACCTACCTGATCGCCTGTGGACCTGACGACTGCTCTGAGCTGTGGCTCTGGAATGTTCAG ACGGGGGAGCTACGGACCAAAATGTCCCAGTCCCATGAAGATAGTCTGACCAGCGTGGCCTGGAACCCCGATGGCAAACGCTTTGtcacaggaggacagaggggacaGTTTTATCAATGT GACCTGGATGGTAACTTGTTGGATTCCTGGGAGGGCGTGAGAGTGCAGTGCCTGTGGTGCCTGAGTGATGGCAGAGCAGTGCTGGCCTCGGACACCCACCAACGTATCCGGGGTTACAACTTCGAGGACCTTACGGACAGAAACAT AGTTCAGGAGGACCACCCTATCAtgtcttttacagtttcaaagAATGGAAGATTAGCTTTGTTAAATGTAGCAACTCAG GGAGTGCACCTGTGGGACCTTCAAGACCGGGTGCTGGTGAGGAAGTACCAAGGTGTGACCCAGGGCTTCTACACCATCCACTCCTGCTTTGGAGGACACAACGAAGACTTCATTGCTAGTGGCAGTGAAG ACCACAAAGTGTACATCTGGCACCGGCGTGGTGAACTTCCCATTGCTGAGCTAACAGGCCACACACGCACCGTTAACTGTGTGAGCTGGAACCCAGCCATCCCAGGACTCATGGCATCCGCCTCAGATGATGGCACAGTGCGAGTCTGGGGTCCTGCACCTTTCCTCGACTCACAAGAGGCGGACGGACTCAACG AGAACTGCAGTAACATGGACAGTTGA
- the LOC121621794 gene encoding adenylate cyclase type 3-like produces the protein MSLNRVHTADTEPSAEHSVDVPSDSSHGAARTREVTALRSSCCRCLPRAVRLTFTPESLERLYQSYFRRQRQENLLLLVMFAALFNSFVIVMCAVVYTEDKLAMVVVAAVGLAADSVLYALCRLQKLPASPVSRGAVPYILWLMIAVHVLCYMGLNYERFPQASDSVGWQAFFSFSSFLTLPLNLVPLLLLTALSCGIHTLVLGVTVAQRFDDNLQGPMLVRQLLANVMLYLCAATVGVMSYYMADRKYRTAFLEARQSLEVKVTLEEQSTQQEELLLSILPKHIADEMLQGMKNQANQQEVQQQQFNTMYMYRHENVSILFADIVGFTQLSSACSAQELVKLLNELFARFDKLAAQYHQLRIKILGDCYYCICGLPDFREDHAACSIMMGLAMVEAISYVREKTKTEVDMRVGVHSGTVLGGVLGQKRWQFDVWSTDVTVANKMESGGIPGRVHISQTTRDSLRGEFELEAGDGGDRCEYLLEKGINTYLVQVPKQAANGLSGNKPGILSNRNSNQLINTTATNGNAASPQSTPTESKQERDKVVDEEVINRRLQQELQDRETQQIMKDHQINPVSLRFVDGKLEEHYSSEKEKRSGAAFCCCLIVLFFITAMEVFIDPLLAVNYVTLAIGEVLLLILTVCSLAAIFPRMFSKRLVSFSVWIDRTRWARNTWAMAAIFVLTMAVIADMLSCVPLSLRVLNSTAGPVLESLGDRGCAENPKHYSFMAVMSLIATAMLVQVSHLIKLGLMVLVVTANGAVNIYSWRDIYDLYDYIQFASYRTSIVPSKYLMTMMIIVMMIGFYFFARHLECQSRKLFLWKIGVHDQKERVFEMRRWNEALVTNMLPEHVAKHFLGSKKRDEELYSQSYSEIGVMFASIPNFSDFYTEESINNGGLECLRILNEIISDFDSLLDRDEFRCITKIKTIGSTYMAASGLTPESNTNAFSSSKPEDQSLIERWQHLADLADFALAMKVTLNNLNKQSFNNFMLRIGLNKGGVLAGVIGARKPHYDIWGNTVNVASRMESTGVMGNIQVVEDCYDILKEYGFRFIRRGPIYVKGKGELLTFFMKGKDKPSSNGGPVTTALPHQVGDLS, from the exons ATGTCTCTGAACCGGGTCCACACAGCAGACACGGAGCCGTCTGCGGAGCACTCGGTGGATGTTCCCAGTGACTCCAGCCACGGAGCGGCCCGGACGCGCGAAGTGACCGCGCTCCGGTcgagctgctgccgctgcctgCCGCGCGCAGTGCGCCTCACCTTTACGCCCGAGTCGTTGGAGAGGCTTTACCAGAGCTACTTCCGCCGGCAGAGACAAGAGAACCTGCTCCTGCTGGTGATGTTCGCCGCTCTTTTCAACAGCTTCGTCATCGTCATGTGCGCGGTGGTGTACACCGAGGACAAACTGGcgatggtggtggtggcggcCGTGGGGCTGGCTGCGGACAGCGTGCTCTACGCGCTGTGCCGCCTCCAGAAGCTGCCCGCGTCACCGGTCTCACGCGGCGCGGTGCCGTACATCCTGTGGCTCATGATCGCTGTCCACGTTTTATGTTACATGGGTCTGAACTACGAGCGCTTCCCCCAGGCCAGCGACTCTGTGGGCTGGCAGGCCTttttcagcttctccagctTTCTGACACTCCCGCTGAACCTGGTGCCGCTGCTCCTGCTTACAGCGCTCTCCTGCGGGATACACACGCTTGTTCTGGGGGTGACTGTGGCTCAGAGGTTTGATGATAACCTGCAGGGGCCCATGCTGGTGAGGCAG CTCCTGGCCAATGTGATGCTCTACCTGTGCGCAGCCACAGTGGGTGTGATGTCGTACTACATGGCGGACAGGAAGTACAGGACAGCTTTTCTGGAGGCCCGACAGTCGCTAGAGGTCAAAGTCACGCTGGAGGAGCAGAGCACCCAGCAG GAGGAACTCTTGCTGTCCATCCTGCCCAAACACATCGCTGACGAGATGCTGCAGGGCATGAAGAACCAGGCCAATCAGCAAGaggtccagcagcagcagttcaacaCCATGTACATGTACCGCCATGAAAACGTCAG TATCCTGTTTGCTGACATAGTGGGCTTCACCCAGCTGTCCTCTGCCTGTAGCGCCCAGGAGCTCGTGAAGCTGCTTAATGAACTGTTTGCCCGCTTCGATAAACTGGCAGCA CAATATCACCAGCTGAGGATTAAGATCCTCGGAGACTGCTACTACTGCATCTGTGGGCTTCCTGACTTCAGAGAGGACCATGCCGCCTGCTCCATAATGATGGGTTTGGCCATGGTGGAAGCCATCTC GTACGTGCGAGAGAAGACCAAAACCGAAGTGGATATGCGTGTGGGCGTCCACTCCGGCACCGTGCTGGGAGGAGTGCTCGGCCAGAAGAGGTGGCAGTTTGACGTGTGGTCTACAGATGTCACTGTAGCGAACAAGATGGAGTCAGGAGGGATTCCTGG GAGAGTGCACATCTCCCAGACCACCAGGGACAGTCTGCGCGGAGAGTTTGAGCTGGAGGCGGGGGATGGTGGAGACAGGTGCGAGTACCTGCTGGAGAAAGGCATCAACACTTACTTGGTTCAAGTGCCTAAACAGGCGGCCAATGGGCTCAGTGGAAAT AAACCAGGCATACTGTCAAACAGAAATTCAAACCAGCTGATCAACACTACAGCAACAAATGGGAATGCAGCCTCACCCCAATCAACACCCACCGAGTCCAAACAGGAG AGAGACAAGGTGGTCGACGAAGAAGTGATCAACAGACgactgcagcaggagctgcaggataGAGAAACTCAGCAAAT AATGAAGGATCACCAGATCAACCCTGTGTCACTGCGTTTTGTGGACGGGAAGTTGGAGGAGCACTACTCCTCAGAGAAGGAGAAGCGAAGCGGAGCGgccttctgctgctgcctcataGTGCTCTTCTTCATCACAGCAATGGAGGTGTTCATAGACCCACT GCTGGCTGTCAACTATGTGACTCTGGCAATAGGAGAGGTATTGTTGCTTATCCTCACGGTGTGCTCCCTGGCTGCCATCTTCCCCAGG ATGTTCTCAAAGAGGCTGGTGTCTTTCTCAGTGTGGATTGATCGCACGCGATGGGCGAGAAACACGTGGGCCATGGCGGCCATATTTGTTCTTACCATGGCTGTGATCGCCGACATG CTGAGCTGTGTCCCGCTGTCCCTTCGAGTCCTCAACAGCACCGCTGGCCCCGTGCTGGAGTCACTCGGTGACAGAGGCTGCGCAGAGAACCCAAAGCACTACAGCTTCATGGCCGTGATGTCGCTCATCGCCACCGCCATGTTGGTGCAGGTCAGCCACCTGATTAAGCTGGGACTCATGGTGCTGGTCGTCACAGCCAATGGAGCTGTTAATATCTACAGCTGGCGGGACATATATGATCTGTATGACTACATACAGTTTGCCTCATACAG aACATCCATAGTGCCCTCCAAGTACCTCATGACCATGATGATCATTGTCATGATGATTGGCTTCTACTTCTTTGCCCGCCAT CTGGAGTGTCAGTCCAGGAAGCTGTTCCTCTGGAAGATCGGCGTGCACGACCAGAAGGAGAGGGTGTTCGAGATGAGACGCTGGAATGAAGCGCTGGTCACCAACATGCTGCCGGAGCACGTGGCCAAACACTTCCTGGGCTCTAAGAAGAGAGATGAG GAGCTGTACAGCCAGTCTTACAGTGAAATAGgtgtgatgtttgcttccaTCCCCAACTTTTCTGATTTCTACACCGAGGAGAGCATCAACAACGGCGGCCTTGAGTGTCTCAGGATTCTCAATGAGATAATCTCAGACTTTGACAGC TTACTGGACAGGGATGAGTTCCGCTGCATCACTAAAATCAAGACAATAGGCAGCACCTACATGGCCGCCTCAGGACTCACTCCAGAGAGCAACACGAAtgcattcagcagcagcaag CCAGAGGACCAGTCACTGATTGAGCGTTGGCAGCACCTCGCTGACTTGGCAGACTTTGCCTTGGCTATGAAAGTCACCCTCAACAACCTGAACAAACAGTCCTTCAACAACTTCATGCTCCGAATcg GTCTGAACAAAGGGGGAGTTTTGGCTGGAGTGATTGGAGCTCGTAAACCTCACTACGACATCTGGGGCAACACAGTCAATGTAGCCAGCAGAATGGAGTCCACCGGAGTGATGGGAAACATCCAG GTGGTGGAGGACTGCTATGACATCCTGAAGGAGTATGGCTTCCGCTTTATCCGGAGAGGGCCCATATATGTCAAAGGGAAAGGGGAGCTGCTAACCTTCTTcatgaaaggaaaagacaaaccCAGTAGCAATGGCGGTCCAGTGACCACTGCCCTTCCCCACCAAGTTGGGGACCTTTCTTGA
- the LOC121622178 gene encoding alpha-N-acetylgalactosaminidase-like, which yields MVLVVLVFASALSVATFALENGLMRTPPMGWLAWERFRCNTDCDSDPQNCISENLFTDMADRLSEDGWRELGYVYVNIDDCWSSMERDEKGRLQPDPERFPGGIPKLARYMHDRGLKLGIYADIGSVTCEGYPGTPLDKIETDAQTFADWEVDMLKFDGCHSNATEQEQGYPLMSKALKASGRPIGYSCSWPVYQDCLPPKVNYTQLGELCNLWRNYYDIEDSWDSVQGIIDWFFDHQDVLIPVAGPGRWNDPDMLIIGNFGLSMDQSRTQMALWAIMAAPLFMSNDLRTISSGARSILQNKMAISINQDPLGIQGRRIVKEKSGIEVFWRPLSNNASALVFFSRRNDMPYRYQTSLRRLNYTTGIYKIFDVFTEKTMMLKGSTDFVVSVNHTGVVMWYVSVPAELNLGQFY from the exons aTGGTTTTGGTGGTGCTCGTGTTTGCGTCTGCCCTCTCTGTGGCCACCTTCGCCCTGGAAAATGGACTGATGAGGACCCCTCCGATGGGCTGGTTGGCATGGGAACGATTCCGCTGTAACACTGATTGTGATAGTGACCCCCAAAACTGTATTAG TGAGAACCTGTTCACCGACATGGCAGACAGGCTCTCAGAGGACGGTTGGAGGGAGCTTGGATACGTCTACGTGAACATAGATGACTGCTGGTCCTCcatggagagagatgagaagggACGGCTGCAGCCTGACCCGGAGAG GTTTCCGGGTGGCATCCCTAAACTGGCACGCTACATGCACGACAGGGGTCTCAAGCTGGGGATCTACGCGGACATCGGCAGCGTCACCTGTGAAGGCTACCCCGGCACCCCACTGGACAAGATCGAGACAGACGCTCAGACTTTTGCTGACTGGGAGGTGGATATGCTTAAATTTGACGGCTGTCATTCTAATGCCACAGAGCAGGAGCAGG GTTACCCTCTCATGTCAAAGGCTTTAAAAGCTTCGGGCCGTCCCATTGGCTACTCCTGCAGTTGGCCCGTCTACCAAGATTGCCTGCCACCTAAG GTAAACTACACTCAGCTGGGCGAGCTCTGCAACCTGTGGCGTAACTACTATGATATCGAGGACTCTTGGGACAGTGTCCAGGGTATTATTGACTGGTTCTTTGACCACCAGGATGTCCTGATACCTGTAGCTGGACCTGGAAGGTGGAACGACCCTGATATG CTGATTATTGGCAACTTTGGCCTCAGCATGGATCAGTCTCGTACTCAGATGGCTCTGTGGGCGATTATGGCTGCTCCTCTTTTCATGTCCAATGATCTGCGCACTATCAGCAGCGGGGCCCGCAGCATCCTGCAGAACAAGATGGCCATCAGCATCAACCAGGACCCCTTGGGCATCCAGGGAAGACGTATTGTGAAG GAGAAGAGTGGCATTGAGGTGTTCTGGCGCCCCCTGTCAAACAACGCCAGTGCATTGGTATTCTTCAGTCGCCGTAATGACATGCCCTACCGCTACCAGACTTCCCTCAGAAGACTCAACTACACCACTGGCATCTACAAG ATCTTTGATGTCTTCACTGAAAAGACCATGATGCTGAAAGGCTCCACTGACTTTGTGGTGTCGGTGAACCACACTGGTGTGGTCATGTGGTACGTCTCTGTGCCCGCCGAGCTGAACCTTGGCCAGTTCTATTAA